The following proteins come from a genomic window of Phnomibacter ginsenosidimutans:
- the tpiA gene encoding triose-phosphate isomerase, which produces MRKFIAAANWKMNCTKEQAKTLVEDLLAISHTLDKRHLVVLAVPYPYLIMVKDLVGQNNDYFTVAAQNVHHKDHGAYTGEISAAMLASIGVEYVVIGHSERREQFGESNELLAQKINIALEYGLKPIFCCGEPLEVREAGSQNEYVKKQLQESLFHLSTEQMKNVVIAYEPIWAIGTGKTASIEQAQDMHFHLRAMLIKQYDENVANSVSILYGGSVKADNAEALFNCPSVDGGLVGGASLIAADFEKIIEGLKR; this is translated from the coding sequence ATGAGAAAGTTTATTGCAGCCGCCAACTGGAAAATGAATTGCACCAAAGAGCAGGCTAAAACATTAGTAGAAGATTTACTCGCTATTTCACATACCCTCGACAAGCGTCATTTGGTGGTACTGGCAGTGCCTTATCCATACCTCATTATGGTGAAAGATTTGGTGGGCCAAAACAACGACTACTTTACTGTAGCCGCACAAAACGTACACCACAAAGACCATGGTGCTTACACCGGAGAAATTTCTGCCGCTATGCTGGCATCTATTGGTGTGGAGTATGTAGTGATTGGCCACAGCGAACGCCGTGAACAATTTGGTGAGTCAAACGAATTGCTGGCACAGAAAATAAATATTGCACTTGAATATGGTTTGAAACCCATCTTCTGCTGCGGTGAGCCGTTGGAAGTACGTGAAGCCGGCAGTCAAAATGAATATGTGAAAAAACAACTACAGGAAAGCCTTTTTCATTTGAGCACTGAACAAATGAAAAATGTTGTGATTGCATACGAACCCATCTGGGCGATTGGTACAGGAAAAACTGCCAGTATCGAACAAGCACAAGACATGCATTTCCATCTGCGGGCCATGCTCATTAAGCAATATGATGAAAATGTAGCCAACTCTGTTTCTATTTTGTATGGTGGCAGCGTAAAAGCCGACAATGCTGAAGCCCTGTTCAACTGCCCATCTGTTGATGGTGGTTTGGTGGGTGGTGCCAGCCTCATAGCCGCCGACTTCGAAAAAATCATTGAAGGACTGAAGCGATAA
- a CDS encoding FkbM family methyltransferase, translating to MLQQLIQWYIGRFPFPHRGLKYFIQLAKRQQWMDIDFVKPLGNGVQLHCKLAEHIERQILWYGGYELRETKWLIQELATAKCFYDIGANIGYYALQAAKLYPQLTVKAFEPSPVNLNRLQSNVQLNPPLPNLEIVPLAIGKEKQTLTLHQSGADNRGMATLANTLTNETFDVAVIGLGEWLSEMNAPIPDIIKMDIEGAEWLALQGMEQLIDAYHPTLLLELDDRHLQALGGSAKHISDWLEQKGYEAFQIAAWEELIPLDLSSQPIDMAIFKFAGE from the coding sequence ATGTTGCAGCAGCTTATTCAATGGTACATTGGTCGTTTTCCATTTCCTCATCGTGGGCTCAAATACTTTATACAACTGGCTAAACGCCAGCAATGGATGGACATAGATTTTGTAAAGCCACTGGGCAACGGTGTACAGCTGCATTGCAAATTGGCTGAACACATCGAACGTCAAATTTTGTGGTACGGAGGATATGAATTGCGGGAAACCAAATGGCTCATACAAGAACTCGCCACCGCAAAATGCTTTTACGATATCGGTGCCAACATTGGCTATTATGCATTGCAGGCAGCAAAATTGTATCCGCAGCTTACTGTCAAAGCATTTGAGCCCTCACCTGTGAACTTAAATCGCCTTCAGTCTAATGTTCAATTGAATCCACCGTTGCCAAATCTTGAAATAGTACCGCTGGCCATAGGAAAAGAAAAACAAACACTCACCCTTCATCAATCGGGTGCCGATAACCGCGGCATGGCAACGCTGGCGAACACCTTAACCAATGAAACATTTGATGTAGCAGTGATAGGTCTGGGTGAATGGCTGTCAGAAATGAACGCCCCGATACCCGACATAATTAAAATGGATATTGAAGGGGCAGAATGGCTGGCGCTGCAAGGCATGGAGCAGCTGATTGATGCGTATCATCCTACACTTTTGTTGGAACTCGATGACCGGCATTTGCAGGCGTTGGGTGGATCAGCCAAGCACATTAGTGATTGGCTTGAGCAAAAAGGATATGAAGCTTTTCAAATTGCAGCCTGGGAAGAATTGATTCCACTGGATTTGAGCAGCCAACCGATTGACATGGCCATATTCAAATTTGCTGGCGAATGA
- a CDS encoding isoaspartyl peptidase/L-asparaginase family protein, with translation MRRRKFVQLASLLPSGLLLNKANASPKSEELNTGKVSPVVISTWAPNVKANAVAWQVLMNGGNALDAVHQGVMVPEADPDDQSVGYGGLPDRDGRVTLDACIMDHQFNIGSVMYLEHIVHAITVARLVMEKTPHVQIVGEGALRLALEHGMKKENLLTEKSEKAWREWLKTAQYSPMTTVENLLERIKNNHDTIGMLALDQHGNLSGACTTSGMAYKMQGRIGDSPIIGAGLYVDNEVGGATATGVGEEVVRVCGSHSVVEYMRHGYSPADACKEAVKRLVKARGETLARKLQIGFIALNKKGETGCYSLNGDFTMAQRNQQGEKVIQSPALLPKS, from the coding sequence ATGCGCCGTAGAAAATTTGTACAACTTGCTTCATTGCTCCCAAGTGGTTTGTTATTAAATAAGGCTAATGCAAGTCCAAAATCTGAAGAATTAAATACCGGAAAAGTTTCACCAGTGGTGATTAGCACTTGGGCACCAAATGTAAAAGCTAATGCGGTAGCTTGGCAAGTACTAATGAATGGCGGAAATGCACTTGATGCTGTACATCAGGGCGTGATGGTTCCGGAAGCCGATCCTGATGACCAAAGTGTAGGTTATGGAGGATTACCTGATCGTGATGGCCGGGTAACACTTGATGCATGCATCATGGACCATCAGTTCAATATTGGTTCTGTTATGTATCTGGAGCATATTGTACACGCCATCACGGTGGCCCGTTTGGTGATGGAAAAAACACCTCACGTTCAAATTGTGGGTGAAGGTGCATTGCGTTTGGCCTTAGAGCACGGTATGAAAAAGGAAAATCTCCTGACTGAAAAAAGTGAAAAAGCCTGGAGAGAATGGTTGAAAACAGCACAGTATAGTCCTATGACAACAGTAGAAAACCTACTGGAGCGTATAAAAAACAATCATGATACCATTGGCATGCTGGCGCTAGACCAACATGGAAATCTTTCAGGAGCCTGTACTACCAGTGGTATGGCATACAAAATGCAAGGTCGAATTGGTGATTCACCTATTATTGGCGCTGGCTTATACGTTGATAATGAAGTGGGTGGTGCAACTGCTACAGGTGTTGGTGAAGAAGTGGTACGGGTTTGTGGCAGCCATAGTGTGGTAGAATATATGCGCCATGGCTACTCGCCTGCCGATGCTTGTAAAGAAGCCGTAAAGCGATTGGTAAAGGCACGTGGTGAGACCTTGGCTAGAAAATTGCAGATAGGATTTATTGCATTAAACAAAAAAGGTGAAACAGGTTGCTACTCATTAAATGGTGATTTTACAATGGCGCAACGGAACCAGCAAGGTGAAAAAGTAATTCAGTCTCCTGCCCTGTTGCCCAAAAGCTAA
- a CDS encoding L-threonylcarbamoyladenylate synthase gives MTSSSFDTIIGTDIVAAADWLRKAELVAIPTETVYGLAGNALKEEAVLKIFLAKDRPRFNPLILHVPDIDAVKKYVLHISPVMKLLMNTFSPGPITFLLDKNPTIVSDVVTAGSSKVAVRLPAHPVTQALLKQLDFPLVAPSANRFGYVSPVTAAHVYEGLHGRIPYILDGGTCTVGVESTIVDEEDGQLIIRRTGKVSMEDIARIAGVTPVLKTHAEDHPVAPGMLKTHYATHTPLYLGKATDTSALAADKRVIIMGWGNEEAIAAAYHFPATTTLLRVISLSNDSRIDEVASKLFASMRNADNFGADAILVEPFPNEGIGQAINDRLQRASVLH, from the coding sequence ATGACTTCTTCTTCTTTTGATACAATAATCGGAACAGACATTGTTGCTGCTGCAGACTGGTTGCGTAAAGCAGAGCTTGTTGCTATTCCTACAGAAACGGTGTATGGTTTGGCGGGCAATGCCTTGAAGGAAGAAGCCGTTTTGAAAATATTTCTGGCAAAAGACCGGCCCCGTTTTAATCCGTTGATTTTGCACGTGCCGGATATTGATGCAGTTAAAAAATATGTGCTCCATATTTCACCTGTGATGAAGCTGCTGATGAATACTTTCAGCCCCGGCCCAATTACTTTTTTGTTGGATAAAAATCCTACGATTGTGAGTGATGTGGTAACGGCCGGCAGCTCAAAAGTGGCAGTACGTCTTCCTGCACATCCTGTCACCCAAGCCCTGTTGAAACAACTCGATTTTCCATTGGTGGCGCCAAGTGCCAACCGATTTGGGTATGTAAGTCCTGTTACTGCCGCCCATGTGTATGAAGGTTTACATGGGAGAATTCCTTACATATTGGATGGTGGCACGTGCACAGTGGGTGTTGAAAGCACTATAGTGGATGAAGAAGACGGACAATTGATTATCCGCAGAACGGGCAAAGTGAGTATGGAAGACATAGCCAGAATAGCAGGCGTTACACCTGTGCTGAAAACTCATGCTGAAGATCACCCTGTAGCACCCGGAATGCTCAAAACCCATTACGCAACACATACTCCTTTGTATTTGGGCAAAGCCACTGATACAAGTGCATTGGCAGCTGACAAAAGAGTGATCATCATGGGTTGGGGAAATGAAGAAGCAATAGCTGCAGCTTATCACTTTCCAGCCACAACCACATTATTGCGAGTGATTTCACTATCGAACGATTCTCGTATTGATGAAGTGGCGAGTAAGCTGTTTGCCAGCATGCGAAATGCAGACAATTTTGGTGCCGATGCTATTTTGGTAGAACCATTTCCCAATGAAGGCATCGGGCAGGCCATCAACGACAGGTTGCAACGTGCATCGGTTTTGCATTGA
- a CDS encoding DNA gyrase C-terminal beta-propeller domain-containing protein: MDDANDEVIGMICVQKEDLDKRMILVVSEKGFGKKTPIDEYRTTNRGGKGVKTISITEKTGNLVGILTVSDEEDLMITCKSGITIRTGVDSIREAGRATQGVKLIRLEDDDAIAAVTQMAKEEEEENLLNEEGADVAGEISTETNEPDAEQNQPDDAAPLAEDAGE; this comes from the coding sequence GTGGATGATGCCAACGACGAAGTAATTGGCATGATCTGCGTTCAAAAAGAAGACCTCGACAAACGCATGATTCTGGTGGTGAGTGAAAAAGGCTTTGGTAAGAAAACACCAATTGACGAGTACCGGACTACCAATCGCGGCGGTAAAGGTGTTAAAACAATCAGTATTACTGAAAAGACTGGTAACCTGGTAGGAATTTTGACCGTATCAGATGAGGAAGATTTGATGATTACCTGCAAAAGCGGCATTACGATTCGTACGGGGGTAGATAGCATTCGGGAAGCCGGTAGAGCTACACAAGGTGTGAAATTGATACGATTGGAGGATGATGACGCCATTGCAGCTGTAACCCAAATGGCCAAAGAAGAAGAGGAGGAAAACCTGCTGAATGAAGAAGGTGCCGACGTTGCAGGAGAGATTTCGACTGAAACAAATGAACCTGACGCTGAGCAAAACCAACCTGATGATGCTGCTCCTTTAGCTGAGGATGCAGGTGAATAA
- a CDS encoding glycosyltransferase, with the protein MLVEKRVEGHLTETIVYVHLGLKGPKIWQKWQQWKAMQRVMFEQTNLLEKTVGKPLLIHAHVAIYAGLLAHQLALHWQLPYYISEHWTEYLPEAQPNFRKANPWLRWQWRKSMRAADNRSAVSSYLAETLRDMCGKPVLRIPNVVDTSIFAPQATTADRTRLIHISTFSHQKQPLQILQAFAQLLADKPKALLVMIGPERPALKAAATMLGIGHAVQWQTEVPQQQLVHEMAQSKALILYSAFETFGCVVIEAWATGIPVIASDIPPMRELLNNRPGNWLVPLNNTAALAAAMSEALASKKKVNPSGFMQLDLAEFSFENVAEAFYKFYGINML; encoded by the coding sequence ATGTTGGTTGAAAAAAGGGTAGAAGGCCATCTCACGGAAACAATTGTATATGTTCATTTGGGTTTAAAAGGACCAAAAATTTGGCAGAAATGGCAACAATGGAAAGCCATGCAGCGGGTGATGTTCGAGCAAACCAACCTGTTAGAAAAAACGGTCGGCAAGCCTTTACTCATTCATGCCCATGTGGCTATCTACGCTGGTTTATTGGCGCATCAATTGGCACTACATTGGCAGCTGCCGTATTACATTTCCGAACACTGGACTGAATACCTACCCGAAGCGCAGCCTAACTTTAGAAAGGCCAACCCATGGCTAAGATGGCAATGGCGCAAATCCATGAGAGCAGCCGACAATCGTTCTGCAGTATCATCGTATCTGGCAGAAACACTTCGTGACATGTGTGGTAAACCTGTGTTGCGCATACCCAATGTGGTAGATACAAGCATTTTTGCCCCACAGGCCACTACTGCGGACCGTACAAGGTTGATTCACATTTCTACTTTCAGCCATCAAAAGCAGCCATTACAAATTTTACAGGCATTTGCGCAGTTGTTGGCCGACAAACCCAAGGCATTGTTGGTAATGATTGGCCCGGAAAGGCCCGCATTGAAAGCTGCGGCAACCATGCTCGGCATCGGGCATGCCGTACAATGGCAAACTGAAGTACCGCAACAGCAACTAGTTCATGAAATGGCCCAAAGCAAAGCGCTGATCCTTTATTCGGCCTTTGAAACCTTTGGATGTGTTGTAATAGAAGCCTGGGCTACCGGCATCCCGGTTATTGCTTCAGACATACCGCCCATGCGGGAATTGCTCAACAACCGGCCAGGAAATTGGCTGGTACCCCTCAACAATACAGCTGCATTAGCCGCGGCTATGTCGGAGGCTTTGGCATCCAAAAAGAAGGTTAATCCGTCGGGATTCATGCAGCTAGATTTGGCTGAATTTTCCTTTGAAAATGTAGCAGAAGCTTTTTACAAGTTTTATGGTATAAACATGCTGTAA
- the gyrA gene encoding DNA gyrase subunit A, which translates to MEDQQLPQQTNDFNRIIQVNIEEQMKTAYIDYSMSVIVGRALPDVRDGLKPVHRRVLYAMNELGLDFGKPFKKSARIVGEVMGKYHPHGDLSIYDTMVRMAQDWNMRYTLVDGQGNFGNQDGDPPAAMRYTEARLQKLAESILVDIEKETVDFQLNFDDSMEEPTVLPTRIPQLLVNGASGIAVGMATNMMPHNLGEVVDGCIAYIDNKEITAEELIKYVKAPDFPTGGVIHGFEGIKQGFLTGRGRVVLRGKATVETDDKGRDKIIITEVPYQVNRDTLTDKIGQLVNEKIIEGISNVNNESNLKEGTRVVLDLKRDAVPQVIINQLYKLTELQTSYGINNVALVRGRPRILNLRDQISEFVNFRHEVVVRRTKFELRKAEERAHILQGYLIALDHLDEVIQLIRSSATPEIAREGLISNFGMTEIQARAVLDLRLQRLTGMERDKIKEEYEEIMKLIDHLNMILGNEDMRYDIIKTELLEVKEKFGDARRTEIQYLADEISLADLIEQEDVVVTISNLGYIKRTSSSEFRLQRRGGRGARGSRTRQEDWIEHMFVANTHHTLLFFTEKGRLYWLKVYEIPEGDKNSKGRAIQNLMQLPGDDKVRAIIDIANLDDKEFVQKHYIVLCTRKGVIKKTSLEDFSRPRSTGVNAITIVEGDQLLEAKLTNGESEIMMAVQSGRAIRFPEEKVRSTGRGSHWRWRY; encoded by the coding sequence ATGGAAGATCAGCAACTGCCACAGCAGACAAACGATTTCAACAGAATAATTCAGGTCAATATTGAGGAGCAAATGAAAACCGCTTACATCGATTATTCGATGTCGGTTATCGTTGGCCGTGCTCTACCCGATGTACGTGATGGTTTGAAACCTGTACACCGTCGTGTGCTCTATGCCATGAACGAATTGGGACTTGATTTCGGAAAGCCTTTTAAGAAAAGTGCCCGTATTGTGGGTGAAGTAATGGGTAAGTATCACCCGCATGGCGACTTGTCTATTTACGACACTATGGTGCGGATGGCCCAAGACTGGAACATGCGATACACGTTGGTTGATGGTCAGGGTAACTTTGGTAACCAGGATGGTGACCCACCGGCAGCCATGCGTTATACCGAAGCCCGCCTGCAAAAGCTGGCTGAAAGCATTCTGGTAGATATCGAAAAAGAAACCGTTGATTTTCAATTGAACTTCGACGATAGTATGGAAGAACCCACTGTTCTTCCAACCCGTATACCGCAGTTGTTGGTAAATGGCGCCAGTGGTATTGCCGTTGGTATGGCAACCAACATGATGCCGCATAACCTTGGCGAAGTGGTGGATGGCTGTATCGCCTATATCGACAACAAAGAGATTACCGCCGAGGAGCTCATTAAATACGTAAAGGCTCCCGATTTCCCAACTGGTGGTGTTATTCATGGTTTTGAAGGCATCAAACAAGGATTCCTTACAGGCCGCGGCAGGGTAGTACTTCGTGGTAAAGCCACAGTGGAAACCGATGACAAGGGCCGCGATAAAATCATCATTACCGAAGTACCTTATCAGGTAAACCGCGATACACTGACCGACAAAATTGGTCAGTTGGTGAATGAAAAGATTATCGAAGGTATCTCCAACGTTAACAATGAAAGTAACCTTAAAGAAGGCACCCGTGTTGTACTCGACCTGAAGAGAGATGCTGTTCCGCAAGTAATAATCAATCAGTTATACAAGTTAACTGAACTTCAAACTTCATACGGCATCAACAATGTAGCGCTGGTAAGAGGCCGTCCAAGAATCTTGAATCTGAGAGATCAGATTAGTGAGTTCGTAAACTTCCGCCATGAAGTTGTAGTACGTAGAACCAAGTTTGAACTGCGCAAGGCAGAAGAACGTGCCCATATTTTGCAAGGTTATCTGATTGCCTTGGATCATTTGGACGAAGTGATTCAACTGATTAGAAGCTCGGCCACTCCGGAAATTGCCCGTGAAGGTTTGATCAGCAATTTCGGCATGACTGAAATCCAGGCACGTGCCGTACTTGATTTGCGTTTGCAGCGCCTCACCGGCATGGAACGAGACAAGATCAAAGAAGAGTATGAAGAAATCATGAAACTCATTGACCATTTGAATATGATTTTGGGCAATGAGGACATGCGTTACGATATCATTAAAACAGAATTGCTCGAAGTAAAAGAGAAATTTGGTGATGCCCGACGCACTGAAATACAATACCTTGCCGATGAAATTTCTTTGGCGGATCTTATTGAGCAAGAAGACGTTGTGGTGACTATATCAAATCTTGGCTACATTAAAAGAACCAGCTCCAGCGAATTCAGATTGCAACGCCGTGGAGGCCGTGGTGCCCGGGGTAGCCGTACCCGTCAGGAAGATTGGATTGAGCATATGTTTGTGGCCAATACCCACCATACATTGTTATTCTTTACTGAAAAAGGGCGTCTGTACTGGTTGAAAGTGTATGAAATTCCGGAAGGAGATAAGAACAGCAAGGGCAGGGCTATTCAGAATTTGATGCAGCTGCCTGGTGATGATAAGGTTCGGGCAATCATCGACATCGCCAATCTTGACGACAAAGAGTTTGTACAGAAACATTACATAGTTTTATGTACCCGTAAAGGCGTGATTAAAAAGACTTCGCTGGAAGATTTCAGCCGTCCAAGATCAACGGGTGTAAATGCTATTACTATCGTAGAAGGTGACCAGTTGCTGGAAGCTAAACTGACCAATGGGGAAAGTGAAATCATGATGGCCGTACAATCAGGTCGTGCCATTCGTTTCCCTGAGGAAAAAGTTAGATCAACCGGCAGGGGGAGCCATTGGCGTTGGCGGTATTGA
- a CDS encoding putative sugar nucleotidyl transferase, whose product MIVVYDTAHSRRQLYPLSLTRPIADLRVGTTTLANWWAMLSQLPTATLSEKYLTSVLPAAAIYHCIDATVLPNAELCAAIVQMKPGEVLEDASGIIAFCTTQAPVFGQMPVWSSGKTLEVTAKRFDQASTLVQLNPTFIQQTLSDSNLLLANESIRQSNTVIGETLHIASTASMQACIINTTDGPVIIDEHAFVMEGCIIRGPVYIGKGTVIKAGAKIYGGTSIGQRCTVGGEIKQSIIHNYSNKAHDGYLGDSYIGEWCNLGAGTSNSNIKNTAGEVKVWQQALQGYIPVGVKAGTIMGDYSRTAINTSINTGCCIGVCCSLHDAGMASGHVPSFSWGQHEKYQLEKALEHIRNWKQLKGQELTEQEAQTLANVFNHHSA is encoded by the coding sequence ATGATAGTTGTATACGATACCGCCCACAGTCGCCGACAGTTGTACCCCTTGTCTCTCACAAGGCCAATTGCCGATTTGCGAGTGGGTACAACTACGCTGGCCAACTGGTGGGCTATGCTGAGCCAGCTTCCAACAGCTACATTATCAGAAAAGTATTTGACATCAGTACTACCAGCCGCAGCTATCTATCATTGCATTGACGCTACAGTGTTGCCCAATGCTGAACTATGCGCTGCTATTGTACAAATGAAGCCTGGCGAAGTGTTGGAAGACGCCTCTGGGATCATTGCTTTTTGCACAACTCAGGCACCCGTTTTTGGGCAAATGCCTGTTTGGTCATCGGGCAAAACACTGGAGGTAACAGCAAAGCGTTTTGACCAAGCCAGCACTTTGGTGCAACTAAACCCAACATTCATACAGCAAACTTTATCGGATTCCAATCTGCTGTTGGCAAATGAATCGATTCGGCAAAGCAACACCGTGATAGGGGAAACTTTGCACATCGCTTCAACGGCGAGTATGCAGGCTTGTATTATCAATACAACCGATGGCCCTGTCATTATTGATGAGCATGCATTCGTAATGGAGGGTTGCATTATTCGCGGCCCGGTATACATTGGCAAAGGCACTGTTATAAAAGCCGGCGCAAAAATTTACGGTGGTACCAGCATTGGCCAACGCTGTACCGTTGGTGGCGAAATCAAACAGTCGATCATTCATAACTACAGCAACAAAGCCCACGATGGATATTTGGGTGACAGTTACATTGGCGAATGGTGCAATCTGGGCGCCGGCACCAGCAACAGCAATATCAAAAACACGGCTGGTGAAGTGAAAGTGTGGCAGCAGGCCTTACAAGGTTACATACCAGTAGGGGTAAAAGCAGGCACCATTATGGGCGACTATTCCAGAACCGCCATTAATACCAGCATCAATACCGGATGTTGCATTGGAGTGTGTTGCAGTTTACATGATGCTGGTATGGCGAGTGGTCATGTTCCCTCTTTCAGCTGGGGCCAGCATGAAAAGTATCAGCTCGAAAAAGCACTTGAACATATCCGCAATTGGAAGCAATTGAAAGGGCAGGAGCTAACCGAACAGGAAGCGCAAACGTTGGCGAATGTTTTCAATCACCATTCTGCTTGA
- a CDS encoding PorP/SprF family type IX secretion system membrane protein, with protein MNRIKTVALVLLALVCNQLVQAQQRPHYTQYILNNYIINPAVAGIENYTDIKISHRHQWVGILDAPVTTYVTVHGSIGKEDSRTNPTTFSPEGENPRGRAYWESYTSAKPHHGWGFTMINDRTGALNRFSAYGTYAYHLGIGPRTSLSGGISVGVTNNSLNTSKLLFDNPIDPAVASSGYLNKLRPDVNAGLWLYSADFFAGISAQQIMNQGLEFSGNTLTTNAKSYPHLFFTAGYKLYAGEDFSIIPSAVIRYVDPLPLGVDLNVKAQYRDRIWLGAGYRVNDGLSAMLGVNISNVFNIGYAYDYTTSPLQNFTKGTHEIVLGFMLGNKWGDLCPRNLW; from the coding sequence ATGAACAGGATAAAAACAGTTGCACTGGTATTGTTGGCTTTAGTTTGTAACCAACTGGTACAGGCACAGCAAAGGCCACACTATACTCAGTACATACTGAACAATTACATCATTAACCCCGCTGTAGCTGGTATTGAAAATTACACAGATATCAAGATCAGTCACCGTCACCAGTGGGTGGGTATATTGGATGCACCTGTTACCACGTATGTCACCGTTCATGGTTCTATTGGTAAAGAAGATAGCCGCACTAACCCCACAACTTTTTCACCAGAAGGAGAAAACCCCAGGGGAAGAGCCTATTGGGAATCTTACACATCCGCTAAGCCGCACCATGGTTGGGGCTTTACCATGATTAATGATCGTACAGGTGCCTTAAACCGTTTTTCGGCCTATGGCACATATGCGTATCATTTGGGAATCGGGCCACGCACCAGCTTGTCCGGCGGTATCAGTGTTGGGGTCACCAACAATTCCCTAAACACTTCCAAACTCTTATTTGATAATCCCATCGACCCGGCAGTGGCATCAAGCGGTTATCTCAACAAACTCAGACCCGATGTAAATGCAGGTTTGTGGTTGTACAGTGCCGATTTTTTTGCTGGTATTTCTGCACAACAAATCATGAATCAGGGACTGGAGTTTTCGGGTAACACACTGACCACCAATGCCAAATCATATCCGCACTTATTTTTTACTGCAGGATATAAATTGTATGCCGGCGAAGATTTCAGTATTATTCCATCGGCAGTTATCCGATATGTAGATCCACTGCCATTGGGCGTAGATTTAAATGTGAAAGCCCAATACAGAGACAGAATCTGGTTAGGCGCTGGTTATCGGGTAAACGATGGTTTGAGTGCGATGTTGGGGGTGAACATATCCAATGTCTTCAATATTGGATATGCTTATGATTACACCACTTCACCCTTACAAAACTTTACCAAGGGTACCCATGAAATTGTACTTGGCTTTATGCTTGGCAATAAATGGGGCGACTTATGCCCCCGAAATCTTTGGTAA